Genomic segment of Bartonella bacilliformis KC583:
AACTGTTCCATCTTGTCCAAGAATTTTAACGTTTTGATTGGGCTTAATAGAGCCTGAATGAATTCGTCCTGTAATGAGGCGGCCCAAAAATGGATCTGCTTCAAGAATAGTACCGATCATGCGGAATGGCCCCTCCGCTACAGTTGGTGCAGGTACATGGCGAATTACAAGATCAAATAAAGGGCTTAATCCCTGATCTTTTGGTCCTTCAGGGGATTCAGCCATCCATCCATCACGACCTGATCCATAAAGAATAGGAAAATCAAGCTGTTCATCGGTTGCATCAAGAGATGCAAACAGATCAAAAACTTCGTTAATGACTTCATCAGCACGTGCATCAGGTCGATCAATTTTATTAATGACAACAATAGGACGTAGACCTACTTTCAATGCTTTTCCAACAACAAATTTCGTTTGTGGCATAGGTCCTTCAGCGGCATCAACAAGTACAATCGCTCCATCCACCATATTGAGAATACGTTCAACTTCTCCTCCGAAATCAGCATGGCCAGGAGTGTCAACAATGTTAATTCGGGTATCTTTCCAAACGACAGATGTTGCTTTTGCTAAAATTGTAATACCGCGTTCTTTTTCGATGTCATTTGAATCCATCATGCGCTCACCGGTACGCTGGTTATCACGGATATTTCCTGATTGTCTGAGAAGCCCATCTACAAGTGTTGTTTTACCATGGTCAACGTGGGCAATGATGGCGATATTACGCAATTGCATAAATTTTCTTCTTTTCGTTTAATGAAATTTCATTTGAGGCAAAGTTTTTGTATTTTTTACTTTGCAGTTTGAAGTCTTGTACAGTTTTTTTTATAATTTTGGAAGAGGAAGAACTGCTTTTCTAAGGAAGTATTTATGAAGATTTTTTGTATATTTTGCAGTTTTTGTAAGTTTTGAGAACCCCTTTGATAGAACCTCTATTTCATATAGAGTGCGCATTCAATGCAACCTAATCTCCTTATATGGTATTAAGCTGCATTGAATGTATTTTTTATATATTCGAGTTAGAGCAAAGTTCCAGATAAGATGATAGAAGCAATAGAGAAATAAATCACAATTCCCATAACATCTACTAAAGTTGCAACAAAAGGAGCTGAAGCACTTGCTGGATCAAATTTAAAAGATTTAAGAATAAAAGGAAGCATAGAGCCAGACAAAGAACCAAATGTCACAACTCCAACCAATGCAGCACCTACTGTCATAGCAACAAGAATCCAGTGTTCACCATAATTATAGATACCGAGTTGTTGCCAAAGTATAATGCGCATAATTCCGATACCTCCGAGTAGAAGACCCAGAGCTACTCCTGCTGGAATTTCACGCATGATAACTCTCCACCAATTTTTGAGTGAGAGTTCACGTAAGGCTAATGCGCGAATGATAATGGATGTTGCCTGTGATCCGGAGTTTCCTCCTGAGCTCATAATGAGAGGAATAAACAGCGTAAGAACAAGAGCTTTTTCAAGCTCATCTTCAAAATGTTGCATGGCACTTGCTGTTAACATTTCACCCATAAAGAGTAGAGCAAGCCAGCCGCCGCGTTTTTTCATCATGCCAAGAAAATTTATCTGCATATAGGGTTTGTCAAGAGCTTCCATACCTCCAAATTTATAGGTATCTTCACTCATTTCATCGACTATAGTATCAAGCACATCATCGACCGTTACAATACCAATGACGTGATTATTGTCATCGATAACTGGTACAGAGAGAAGATCGTGGCGTTGAAAAAGGCGAGCAACATCTTCATGATCTGTAAAAGGTGATATTGTAATCGGCGTGTCATGTGCAGAAACATTGAGAATTTGATCATCAGGTGAAGCAAGAATAAGACTACGCAACGAAACAGCTTTTAGAAGCTCACCTGTTTTGGGATCAATAACATAGCTTGTATAAACTGTTTCACGCGTTTGTTCAACATCACGAATGTGATCTAGAGTTCTTTGTACGGTCCAGTTTGCTGGAATTGTTATAAACTCTGTTGTCATTAAGGCACCAGCCGTATGGTCAGGATAACTGGTAAGTTTTTTAAGTTCAGTCCGTGTTAATGGTTTTAGTAAAGCATAAAGCTGTGTACGTGTTTCTCCATTAATTTCTTGGAAAACGTCTGCAGCAGCATCTGCTGACATGCCATCAAGAATTTCGACAGAACGATTAATAGGCAGAAGTTCAAGAATAGCAGCTGGTTGTTCGAGCTCTGGTTTATCAAAAAGTTCAATCGTATAATCGAGCGGTAAAAGACTGAGAATAGTTACACGTTCCATAATATCAAGATCGTTGATTATATCAATCGAGTCAGCAAAATGACGATTTTTAAATTCTTCGGCGATCGCCTCCGGAGAAAGATTTTTGAAGTCGAAGGTTGTTTCAATT
This window contains:
- the mgtE gene encoding magnesium transporter produces the protein MTKIETTFDFKNLSPEAIAEEFKNRHFADSIDIINDLDIMERVTILSLLPLDYTIELFDKPELEQPAAILELLPINRSVEILDGMSADAAADVFQEINGETRTQLYALLKPLTRTELKKLTSYPDHTAGALMTTEFITIPANWTVQRTLDHIRDVEQTRETVYTSYVIDPKTGELLKAVSLRSLILASPDDQILNVSAHDTPITISPFTDHEDVARLFQRHDLLSVPVIDDNNHVIGIVTVDDVLDTIVDEMSEDTYKFGGMEALDKPYMQINFLGMMKKRGGWLALLFMGEMLTASAMQHFEDELEKALVLTLFIPLIMSSGGNSGSQATSIIIRALALRELSLKNWWRVIMREIPAGVALGLLLGGIGIMRIILWQQLGIYNYGEHWILVAMTVGAALVGVVTFGSLSGSMLPFILKSFKFDPASASAPFVATLVDVMGIVIYFSIASIILSGTLL